The genome window TAGATCGGAGTGAGAGAAATGAGAGAAAAGAACCGAAAGGAAAATTTTAAACGAAGTCGGGGAGCTGTTCTTGTGTGGGTAGCTGCCAGCATGGTGGTGTTATTTGGTGCAGGTGCTCTTACTTTAGATTACGGTCGTCTTGTTATGACTCGCTGGCGTCTTCAGACAGCTGCTGATGCAGCAAGTCTTGCTGGGGCGTGGGAACTTGGAAATGCTATGGCAAGTCAGACTCTTCGAGAAGCAAGTGCTACGCAAGTTGCTGCTGAAGTCGCTACTGATAACAAATCAGAAGGAAGTTACTCTGTAGATTTTCCAGATGCGCTTACATGTCGTGTAACGGCGCAAGAGATAGTTGGCATGACTTTTGCCCGCATCTTGGGCATAACGTCTAGTGCTGTTTCTGCCCGTGCCGCAGCGCAAATTTCATCGGCCTCTTCTTCTATAGGATTACGTCCGTTAGGCATAGAAGAGCCTGAAACAGGATTTGTTTTTGGAGAACAGTATCTTTTAAAAATTGGTCCTCATGATCCTTCTGATCCCGAAGACCCAGGGTATCAGCATCACGGGAATTTTCATGCTCTAGCTTTTGGTGGAAAGGGCGCAAATAATTTTAGAGAAAAACTAAAATTTGGTTACGATGCCATTGTAAAAGAGGGCATGATGGTTACAACCGAACCTGGAAATATGTCTGGCCCAACAGAAGATGGTATCGATTATATTATCGCTCTTGAAATCATCAAAGAAGGTGTGGATTATATTCTTGATGAAGACGGACGTATTTCATGGGATTGGTATTCAACCCATCTTGATGATTTATACGAAAGCCCACGATTGATTACTTTACCTGTCGTTGCAGGTTGGGAGGTATACGGACGCAAAGAAGTGGAAGTTGTGGGGTTTGCCAGTTTCTTTCTTGAAGGGGTAGAGGGTACCGGTAAAGATTCACGAGTTATTGGCCGTTTTGTGGAAAGAGTTATTCCAGGCAGTTCTGGTGGTGGAAGTGGCTCTTTTGGCGCTTATTCAGTTAGTCTAATTCAATGAAGGTGAGGTGAGGACGTGAAAAAGAGAGGAATTTTCTTAGTAGTTTCTTTGTTATTAGGAATTATGGCAGCTTTTTTAGTATATCAGCAGATCCGTAGTTACAAACTAAAGATTGCCCGGGCAGAAAGAGAGCTTATTTCTGTTGTGGTGGCAACACGTCCCAAAGATGCTTTTTCTATTATTACATCCGAAGATGTAAAGACTGTTAGAATGCCAAGAAGCAGCATTCCTGCAGATGAAGTGTTATCTTTAGACGAAGTTGTCGGAAAAGCTTCTATGATGGAGCTCTCAACTGGCGATCCTGTATTAAAAGGGAAATTGTCGCTAGATCCTGAGAAGCTTGGAGTAGCATTTCAGCTTCCAAATGGTCGCGTAGCTATAGCTTTACCTATTGATGAGGTACGGGCTACTGGAGGTCTTCTTCGCCCAGGTGATTACGTTGATGTTTTCCACGTTTACAGAGAGAAAGATGAGGTTAGCCCTACATCTCGTCTTCTTCTTTCTCGGGTAAAGGTTCTCGCTATTGGTGGAGTTATGGGACGTAAAGAAGAGAAAGAAACAAATAAAGAAAAACAAATGGTGGCACAAACAGCGGTAGTAGAAGTTTCTCCAGAAGAAGCGGCAGTGGCAGCCTGGGCGCAGAGTCTCGGCAATTTATGGTTGGCCTTACGTCCGGCTCATGAAGAGACACAGACCCCCCTAGTTGTGTATAAAGGGCCCGGAAACTCCAATTCACCGAAAGGTGTGGCCGAGGCAGCCCCAATGAAGTCTGTTGTTAAAAGAAGTGTACCTGCCATACCTAAGGGCTGGAAAATAGAAATGATTCAGCCTGGAAATATAACAACAGTAACAGTTTCTCCTGATGGGAGGTCTCGTTGATGACTCGTCTCGTTAGAAAGATAAGCACTTTTTTTGTTATAGCGTTAGTAGTAGCTCTTTGGGGGGGTATTCCAGCGGTAGCTGCAACTTATCATCTTGATGTGGGAGACAGTGCTGTTCTTAAATATCAGAATGTAAAGAGAATGTCGGTAGGAAATCCAGATGTTCTTGACGCTGTTCCTTTGGATAATAACCAAATTCTGCTTACCGGGAAAATCGAAGGCGGAGCTGCTCTTATAGTGTGGGATGTCAAAGGAATGCATATGGAAAAGATTCTCGTCCATCCTTCAACAGATGCCCCTTCGTGGGAGCTAAAGGAATTGCTGAAAGCAGAAAATGTTGATGTTACCGTTCGCGGAGGTGCTGTTGTTCTTGAAGGTAAAGTGAAAACTCCAAGAGATCGCATACGAGCTGTTGCTATAGCAGGTGCTTTTGGTGAAAAAATAATAAATTTGTTAGAAGTTGAAGACGCTCCTCAGATAAAGCTTCGTGCCATTGTTATGGAGCTTAAAAAGCAAGATGGGGATAAACTTGGCTTGAAAAGTTTAGAGTATAACGATAATCATTTTTGGGGCATTTTTGATTTCAATCCAGATAATGCTCACGTTATCGATTACACACAGAACAATGATTTGCCAACAAGCATCAATGCAGTAATCAACGCTCTTATAGAGAATAAGCAAGCTAAAATTCTAAGTAAACCCTACCTATCTACGTTAAGTGGAGAAGAAGCTTTTCTCAATGTAGGAGGAGAGATTCCCGTTCCAGTGGGAGTGGATAACAACGAGATTAAAGTTGAGTGGAAACCATACGGAGTGATTATGAAATTCACGCCAGAACTTGATGGACTTGGTGAAATTTGGCTGACATTTGAAGCAGAAGTTAGTGAAATTGATTGGGAGAATGCCGTTGAAACTGAAGGCATAAAGATCCCAGCTATTCGAAGTCGAAAAATAGCGAACAAGGTACGTTTGGCTCATAATGAGTCTCTTGTTGTTGGTGGTTTACTTGACAATAAGCAATCAAAATACGTAAAGAAGATTCCGTTGCTTGGCGATATTCCTATTATTGGACAGCTGTTTAGAAGTAAAGAGTTCACGAACGATGAGACAGAACTCGTGATCACAGTGACACCGGAGGTGGTGGGCCTATGATTCGAGTATTCATAGTAGATGATGATTCTGTAACAAGAGATGTTATTCGCGGTATGTTGCAGATGGAGCCGGATGTGGAAATTATAGGGGAGAGCGATCGACTTGAAGGTGTGATGGAGACTGTCACTCGATTGAGGCCGTCTGTTCTTCTTCTTGACGTTCAGCTTCCTGATGGAGATGGGCCGGAATTAGCTGAAAAATTGGCAGAAATGCCTGTCCACCCAGGGATCATTATGATCTCTGTGCAAAAAGACGTTGCGTTTTTGCGAAAAGCTATGCAGGCTGGCGCACGTGACTATTTGTTGAAGCCTTTTACGAGCGCTGAACTCGTAGATGCCATTAGACGCGTCAATACAGAAACTCTTTCAAAAGGTGGCACACGTCAGGCTGAGAGAATTGCTATTTGGAGTTGCCGAGGTGGCGCCGGAGGTTCATCTTTTTCTATATCTTTAGCATCTCAATTGGCCATGATGGGCAAACGTACGGCTCTGATTGACGGCGATCTCTATATGGGTGACGTGGCCTTTCTTTTAAATACACCCTATGAATTGAGTTGGACAAACTGGGCAAATGAATGTCTTAGCGGAGTAGCCGATGGTGAACGTTATCTTGCTCTGGGGCCTAACAACCTCATGATTATGCCAACAGCTAAAAATCCTGTACAGGCCGAACTTATCAAAGCGGGAATGGCAGATCGCTTGATTCAATCTCTTTCTGATCGTTTTGACTATATATTTGTCGACTTGCACCGTAATCTTGACGATATAAGTGTCGAACTTGCTGAAGGATGTCAACGTTTATGGCTTGTATCAGATTGTACCTGTACTGGCGTAAAAAATTTACATTTGGTTTCGGGTCTTCTCGATCAGTTACGTATTCCCTGGATTGAAAGAGCTGTCATTTTAAACCGAGTTGAACGAGAGCATCGTTCTATAGTAGAAAAAATTGATAAGGAATATACAGTAAAAGGTATTCTTCCCTTCGAATCAAAGCTTGAAAACGGGTGGCTAAGGGGGGAACCGCTTATTATCGACCAGCCTCGGGCAGCCTACTCGAAGATAATACGAGAGATAGCTTCTGCTCTTGAGGTGCGAGAGAAGGTGACAAGCTAATGAGCCTTTTACGACGTTTGGCTGGTGATACAGCAGGTCAGCGGCGAGGTCGAGGATCTGTTTCCGAGTTATATCGTGAAACTCATCGTCGTATCTTATCTCGGTTGGCTGATGAAGTTGATATGGAAGAAATAGCGGCTCAGCCTGATTGGGGTAAATCATCCTTGGTTAAAGAACAGATCACCCTTGAAATTCAATCTATGCTTGAGGAAGTTAAAGGCCTTAATGCGGCTGAATTAAGCCGTCTTGAAGACGACCTTTTAAATGAGGTTTTTGGGTATGGACCGATTCAACCCTTATTAGACGATGATACAGTGACAGAAGTAATGGTAAACGGTTGCGATATGGTGTATGTAGAACGGTGGGGCAAAATAGAACCTGCGGATGTTTTCTTTAATGACGACAATCACATACGCCGGATTATTGATAAAATTGTTGCCCCATTAGGCCGTCGTATAGATGAGGCGTCACCTATGGTCGATGCCCGTTTGCCTGACGGTTCACGTGTCAATGCTGTTATTCCGCCTATTTCCATTGACGGGCCGACGTTGACAGTTCGAAAGTTCAGACGGGAACCTTTTTCTGCCCAGGATCTTATTGCTTTAGGTACGCTTTCAGATGAATCCGTGAGTTTTTTGCGGGTAGCAACTGAAGCTCGGTACAACATTCTTGTTACAGGTGGAACTGGTTCGGGTAAAACGACAACGTTAAATGTACTTTCAAGTTTTATACCGAATCGAGAACGTATAGTCACTATAGAAGATGCGGCAGAGTTAAGTATGCAACAAGACCATGTTGTTCGTATGGAATCTCGTCCTGTAAATATAGAAGGAACGGGAGCTGTAACTATACGAATGCTTGTGAGGAACTCGCTCCGTATGCGTCCCGATCGAATTATCGTAGGTGAGTGTCGCGGAGAAGAAGCTTTCGATATGCTTCAGGCTATGAATACTGGTCATGATGGCTCTTTAACCACTCTTCATGCTAACTCACCGAGAGATGTTCTCTCTCGTCTTGAAAGCATGGTTCTTATGGCGGGGATGGAATTGCCTATACGGGCTATTCGTGAGCAGATATCGTCAGGTATAGATCTTATCGTTCATCAGGAACGACTGAAAGATGGTTCTCGTCGTGTTCTTACAATTTCAGAGATAACAGGTATGGAAGGTGACACGATTCAGATGCAAGATCTCTTTACTTTTAACCATCAAGGTTTTGACGATGCGGGGCGAGTTCGAGGAAATCTTGATCCAACGGGTATTCAACCCCATCGTAGCTATAAATTTGATATGGCTGGGGTAACATTGCCAAAAGATATTTTACGGGCCAAAAGGGGGAGTTAAGCATGGGAGGGATACTCTTTGCTTTGGTAATAGGTGTGCTTCTCTTCTTAATGGCGGTAGGGCTTTCTATGATCTGGATTGGAGAAGAGACAGATCAGGTTTCACGTACGGAATCATGGTTTACGCGAGGGCGAGAACAGAAAAAAGTTGACGATAAAAAAGTTTTTGCAAAACATCTTACATCCGATGCTTTTCTTAAAAAAATGGAGGCAGACCTTATAAAAGCAGATATGCCTCTTAAACCACAGGAAGCTTTACTCATATGGCTTGGCATTCTTATCGTCATTCCTTTTCTTCTCTTTATAGTACGAGGCCCCTTTGGGTTGGCTGTCGGGTTGGTTGGGGCTATTGTAACCCCTATTTTTGTTGCTAGAGTTCGTAAACAAAGAAGACTTCATAAATTTGAGCGCCAAATACCTCCAATGCTTGATATGATTTCTTCTGGATTGCGGGCTGGTTTTAGCTTTTTACAGTCTTTACAGAATACGGCGTCACAAATGGAAGCGCCTCTAGGGGACACGTTACAACAGGTTGTTGCAGAAATTTCTTTGGGTTTAGATCTTGAAGACGTTCTTAACCGTTGGGTTGATCGTGTTGGAAGTATGGATCTTGAGTTAGTAGTAACATCCATTCTTATTCAAAAAGAGATTGGTGGAAATTTGGCTAAAATTTTAGAGAATATAGCACGTGTTATGCGTGATCGGCAGGATGTGGCCGCTCAAATGAGAGCATTGACGTCGCAAGGGCGCCTTGAGGGACTCATTATCTCTATACTACCTGTAGCTATGGCCGTTATTATTAATCTTATGAACCCGGGTTATTTAACTCCTCTTTTCACCACGCCTACAGGACAGAAAATGTTGGGAGTAGCTGTTTTCTTTGCTTTTGTTGGAATCCTGATTATACAACGTATTGTTAAACCTCGTTATTAAGGAGGTGGAGACGTGGAGTTTCTTGTTATTGTATTTTTAATGCTCATAGTTACGCTAGGAATTTTTCTGGTTCTCAATACAATTTCTCCTCAAAAAGCGGATTCTTTTGACAGAGCAGCGCGTTTTACGGGGGAAGAGGAAGAAGAAATTGCTACGTTCAAAGAGCGAGTTGTCGATCCTTTTCGCGTCAAAATAAGCCGTGTTGGTCGTTTCTTCTTTCCAAATGAGGCGATTGCCCGTATGGACCGATATTGTCTTTTCGCCGGCCGCCCTATGGGAATACGGGGGGAGGTTCTTGCCGGTCTTAAGGTATCATTTGCTTTGATTTTTGCTATGATAGCTGCTTTTCTTCTTCCTGCACCATTACGTATTACCGGGGCGCTTATTCTTGGTGCTTTAGCTTATCTTATTCCAGGAATATGGATTAGCGGCAAAGGTAAGGAGCGGCAGACACAGGCTCGAAATCAGCTTCCCGATGTTATGGATCTTATGGTAGTAAGTGTAGAGGCTGGTTTAGGCCTTGATGCGGCTATGTCTCGTGTGGCAGATCGTCTGCGTGGCCCAATGGGTGAGAATTTTGCACGTGCTCTTCATGAGATTAGTTTGGGAGAAAATCGTCAAAAGGCACTTCATGGCATTACGGAAAGATTGCCTATCGAAGAAGTGCGTCATTTTGTTACAAGTCTTATTCAGGCAGAAGAACTCGGTGTCTCAGTCAGTGATGTATTGCGCAGTCAAGCAGGAGCTTTAAAACGTTTCCGCCGTCTTAAAGCTGAAGAACATGCTCGGAAGGCTCCTATTAAGATACTTTTTCCCATGATTCTTTTTATCTTCCCATCACTTTTTGTCGTTATCCTGGGCCCAGCTTTCATATCGATTATGGAAGCCTTTGCAAAATAATGGACAATGGATATTAGAAGGTTTAGAAATAAACGCCCATATAAAATCTTGAATTCAAGAGGAGATGTTATATTCTCTCCTCTCTATTTTGCTGATTCTTTTTCCTCTCGATTTATGGGACTCATGTTTGTTCCCCTACCCAATCTCCCGTGGGGAATCATTTTGAAGCCGTGCAATGCTATACATACCATAGGAATGCGTTTTAATCTCGATGTTTTTTTTCTTGATGACAACAATCAGGTTTTAGAAATACGGCGCGATGTAACTCCATGGTCGTTATGCAGGAATAAAAAGGCACGAAGTGTCTTGGAATGCCCCGCAGGGAATATTCCCTTAAATGAAATTAATATAGGGAGTCAAATCTTTTTTGAAGATTCTTTTTAACCCCCCCTTTTCAAATAAGAAAAGTAGTTTATAATGTCCGCACAGAACGTTATACCAGAGGATGGTGAGTCGCATGACGACCGGAACGAGAGAAACACTGAAAGAGCTTTCTCTGGACATTGTGCGGAAGTATATGGAAGATAACAACTTCGAAAACATCGCATTACTTGAGGGAGCAACCATAGTTCATAATATTTACGGAGAAGGTGAAATAGTAAAAGGGGAAATATCCGATAAGGGAATAGCATATCTCCACATTGAATTTAAAGATCACTCCAGCGGCGCAGCTCTCCTTAAAAAATTCCCCACAAAAAATGTAGTAGAAGCTTTCTTTTCACGTCTTCATATCGCTCCTGAACTTTACTCCAAAATTTGTCCAGAAAAACCATGTGATGAAACAGAAAAACGATCTCCTCTCGAAGAGCGGTCAATTCACACCCGGGTACTCGATACAACAGAAACTAATGACGCTGGGAGGTCTCGGCAGGATATTTTAAAAGAATGCCGAGCTGGAGATCTTGTGCATTTTGTGGCTGAAGAAAAAATGATATTCGTAAAAACCGAGCAAGATGAAATTATTGGCTTTTTACCAGAAGAAGTAACAGCTCTTGTTCTGCCTGCTATGGAAAAAGAGTTACCAGTTGAAGCCATAATAACGAGCATCCCAAGAGAAGGAATGCCTCGTAAAAAAGGTTGTCGTCTTGAGGTTTATTTGAATCTTCCTGGTCGAGAAAGGCCAAGCTTGAAAGATTTGGCGGAAAAGAACAGAGGAGGAGAGAAAAATCCTCAAGGTGACGATAATGATGCGGTAAGCCCTGAAGAGCGCTCTTGGAACGATCTGGGAGCTGACATAGATGACATGGGTAACGACGACATGGATGTAGATATTGATCCATGGGAGGGGTATGAAGGCTTCGAAGATTCTGGTTATGACTCTTAAGGTGGTATAGTTGTAGTATAAAGTTGTTTATATTGCTTTAAGAGGAGTGAAATGGCGTGTTACGTGTCAAGGAAATACTCGAAATTCCTTGCATGGAGGAATCTATTGTTATAGCGGGGGAACGGGGATTAAACAATCCTGTTCTCTGTATAGATGTATTAGAGGTGCCAGATGCGGACCAATGGGTGACGCCTGGCACC of Aminobacterium sp. MB27-C1 contains these proteins:
- a CDS encoding pilus assembly protein TadG-related protein, with protein sequence MREKNRKENFKRSRGAVLVWVAASMVVLFGAGALTLDYGRLVMTRWRLQTAADAASLAGAWELGNAMASQTLREASATQVAAEVATDNKSEGSYSVDFPDALTCRVTAQEIVGMTFARILGITSSAVSARAAAQISSASSSIGLRPLGIEEPETGFVFGEQYLLKIGPHDPSDPEDPGYQHHGNFHALAFGGKGANNFREKLKFGYDAIVKEGMMVTTEPGNMSGPTEDGIDYIIALEIIKEGVDYILDEDGRISWDWYSTHLDDLYESPRLITLPVVAGWEVYGRKEVEVVGFASFFLEGVEGTGKDSRVIGRFVERVIPGSSGGGSGSFGAYSVSLIQ
- the cpaB gene encoding Flp pilus assembly protein CpaB, translated to MKKRGIFLVVSLLLGIMAAFLVYQQIRSYKLKIARAERELISVVVATRPKDAFSIITSEDVKTVRMPRSSIPADEVLSLDEVVGKASMMELSTGDPVLKGKLSLDPEKLGVAFQLPNGRVAIALPIDEVRATGGLLRPGDYVDVFHVYREKDEVSPTSRLLLSRVKVLAIGGVMGRKEEKETNKEKQMVAQTAVVEVSPEEAAVAAWAQSLGNLWLALRPAHEETQTPLVVYKGPGNSNSPKGVAEAAPMKSVVKRSVPAIPKGWKIEMIQPGNITTVTVSPDGRSR
- a CDS encoding type II and III secretion system protein family protein; the protein is MTRLVRKISTFFVIALVVALWGGIPAVAATYHLDVGDSAVLKYQNVKRMSVGNPDVLDAVPLDNNQILLTGKIEGGAALIVWDVKGMHMEKILVHPSTDAPSWELKELLKAENVDVTVRGGAVVLEGKVKTPRDRIRAVAIAGAFGEKIINLLEVEDAPQIKLRAIVMELKKQDGDKLGLKSLEYNDNHFWGIFDFNPDNAHVIDYTQNNDLPTSINAVINALIENKQAKILSKPYLSTLSGEEAFLNVGGEIPVPVGVDNNEIKVEWKPYGVIMKFTPELDGLGEIWLTFEAEVSEIDWENAVETEGIKIPAIRSRKIANKVRLAHNESLVVGGLLDNKQSKYVKKIPLLGDIPIIGQLFRSKEFTNDETELVITVTPEVVGL
- a CDS encoding response regulator; this encodes MIRVFIVDDDSVTRDVIRGMLQMEPDVEIIGESDRLEGVMETVTRLRPSVLLLDVQLPDGDGPELAEKLAEMPVHPGIIMISVQKDVAFLRKAMQAGARDYLLKPFTSAELVDAIRRVNTETLSKGGTRQAERIAIWSCRGGAGGSSFSISLASQLAMMGKRTALIDGDLYMGDVAFLLNTPYELSWTNWANECLSGVADGERYLALGPNNLMIMPTAKNPVQAELIKAGMADRLIQSLSDRFDYIFVDLHRNLDDISVELAEGCQRLWLVSDCTCTGVKNLHLVSGLLDQLRIPWIERAVILNRVEREHRSIVEKIDKEYTVKGILPFESKLENGWLRGEPLIIDQPRAAYSKIIREIASALEVREKVTS
- a CDS encoding CpaF family protein, with product MSLLRRLAGDTAGQRRGRGSVSELYRETHRRILSRLADEVDMEEIAAQPDWGKSSLVKEQITLEIQSMLEEVKGLNAAELSRLEDDLLNEVFGYGPIQPLLDDDTVTEVMVNGCDMVYVERWGKIEPADVFFNDDNHIRRIIDKIVAPLGRRIDEASPMVDARLPDGSRVNAVIPPISIDGPTLTVRKFRREPFSAQDLIALGTLSDESVSFLRVATEARYNILVTGGTGSGKTTTLNVLSSFIPNRERIVTIEDAAELSMQQDHVVRMESRPVNIEGTGAVTIRMLVRNSLRMRPDRIIVGECRGEEAFDMLQAMNTGHDGSLTTLHANSPRDVLSRLESMVLMAGMELPIRAIREQISSGIDLIVHQERLKDGSRRVLTISEITGMEGDTIQMQDLFTFNHQGFDDAGRVRGNLDPTGIQPHRSYKFDMAGVTLPKDILRAKRGS
- a CDS encoding type II secretion system F family protein, whose amino-acid sequence is MGGILFALVIGVLLFLMAVGLSMIWIGEETDQVSRTESWFTRGREQKKVDDKKVFAKHLTSDAFLKKMEADLIKADMPLKPQEALLIWLGILIVIPFLLFIVRGPFGLAVGLVGAIVTPIFVARVRKQRRLHKFERQIPPMLDMISSGLRAGFSFLQSLQNTASQMEAPLGDTLQQVVAEISLGLDLEDVLNRWVDRVGSMDLELVVTSILIQKEIGGNLAKILENIARVMRDRQDVAAQMRALTSQGRLEGLIISILPVAMAVIINLMNPGYLTPLFTTPTGQKMLGVAVFFAFVGILIIQRIVKPRY
- a CDS encoding type II secretion system F family protein, which codes for MEFLVIVFLMLIVTLGIFLVLNTISPQKADSFDRAARFTGEEEEEIATFKERVVDPFRVKISRVGRFFFPNEAIARMDRYCLFAGRPMGIRGEVLAGLKVSFALIFAMIAAFLLPAPLRITGALILGALAYLIPGIWISGKGKERQTQARNQLPDVMDLMVVSVEAGLGLDAAMSRVADRLRGPMGENFARALHEISLGENRQKALHGITERLPIEEVRHFVTSLIQAEELGVSVSDVLRSQAGALKRFRRLKAEEHARKAPIKILFPMILFIFPSLFVVILGPAFISIMEAFAK
- a CDS encoding DUF192 domain-containing protein — protein: MDIRRFRNKRPYKILNSRGDVIFSPLYFADSFSSRFMGLMFVPLPNLPWGIILKPCNAIHTIGMRFNLDVFFLDDNNQVLEIRRDVTPWSLCRNKKARSVLECPAGNIPLNEINIGSQIFFEDSF